From the genome of Geminocystis herdmanii PCC 6308, one region includes:
- the thiS gene encoding sulfur carrier protein ThiS — protein sequence MSQNINITINGELKNCPSNLSLPDLLDLFGFNPRLIALEYNGEILHRQYWNTTTIKELDRLEVVTIVGGG from the coding sequence ATGAGTCAAAATATCAATATCACCATCAACGGTGAATTAAAAAATTGTCCTTCCAATTTATCATTACCCGATTTATTAGACTTATTTGGCTTCAATCCTCGTTTGATTGCCCTAGAATATAACGGTGAAATCCTCCATCGTCAATACTGGAATACTACCACTATCAAAGAACTCGATCGACTGGAAGTAGTTACCATAGTCGGAGGAGGGTAA